TGCTCTTATTGGCAAATTCCAaagcaaataataacaaatacCAATGGAATCCCTACGAGTAATGTGTCACTGTGTGAACTGCACTTGGTGGTGCATTTGTGATTACCCTCAGAACCTCCGAGACAATGTCTGTTTTATAAAAGGGAAAACTGTGTCAATCCTAAGTCTTCATTTACCATTTGCTAAGCACAGCATGTGCAGACTCAGGGAAGCTCAGAGAACTGAATTACAAGGCATGATGTGTGAATTGTATAAAAGTTTGACAAGAGGCAGATTAATTTTAGCTGGGGCTAGGGACCTGCACAGAACTCAGCTCTTCAGCTGGCCTCGGGGCTCTCCATTTTCTCCAATCATCCCCTGAGCTCCAGGGATCTCTAGGATATTTTCTTGGCAGGGGCAGGGGATAGGGAGGGGCCTGGGTGGCCATAGCATCTTGGGAGGTAACAGATTAAAGAGGATGTAAGTGTACCTCTGTGGGGTCATGGAGCCCAATCCAGATGTCTGAGAAGATTTTCAAATTGTTCTTGAGAAGGGAGACCTCGAAGGATCCCTCAGCCCCACTGAGCACAGACACAAGGTGGCTTGAGGGCCTCTTCTGGCAGGTCATCTGTGTGGAGAAGGGAGAGACTGAGGAGAAGCTTGAGACCCTCACTGAGGGAAGGGCAGGGACAAGGTAGGTGAGAAGGGGTTGTGTTTGCAAAAGATGAGGTGCTCATTCTCACCCTCAAGAAACTCTAGAGAATGGAGACTCCCAGCCCCCAAACCCTGTCTCTAATTTGTTTCTCCTTATCAGCCCTAACTGCAAATCCCAGCACTCATGTCTGCATCCATCCAGGTTTGGGTGTTATAAACAAGGTATAGCAGTAGGACGCATAGGCCATGGAGCCTTTCGGACAGCTGATCCGTGCAGAGGGCAGTTCCTTCTGGGAATCTTCCCctgaggaggaaaaaataaaggagaaggatGGAGTGAAATGGAGAGAGGATATTGGAGTGGGGAGGTGACCTTGAATAATATCTATGAGGCCAGTGCTTGGGGCAGTAACATCACACTCCTGACTGCCTGTCACAATTGCCAACactcccaggattttttttttttttttatcatgaactAAACCTAGTACTTGGGAgatggtctgttttctttttattcatcttCTTTATTCAAAAGTCCaacttttctcctcttctgggcTGACTATTCTTCTACTGGATCCTTCAGTCTTTCTCCTTCTATTCATCTCATTAAAAACACTCTATACTTTCCCTCCTTAATCACCCACATAAATTAGACTCTactgagaaaatggaaatcatctCATCCCACTGTTACTGGACCACTGGGGAGACTCCCACCACTAGTTACCCTGAAGGAAGGAGTGATTACACAGGAATTTCAGGCAATGTTGTTGTGTGGGGATGCACCATTACCATGGGAGGCACACAGgagctttcctcctcttcttggcCCTGAGCAAACACTGGGAACCAGTGATTGAGGCAGAGAAGTCTCACCTTGGACTTGAGACAGGAGCATCAGGCAGGAGAGCAGCATCCAGGACAGGCTGGGGAGGCCCATGGGAAGGCATCATCTTGTCTGTGATGTTCAGAGACAACCAGAGAACTAAAGGAAGGGTGGTCAGGGAGAGGGCATGAGAAATCCCCTGTTGTATCTCTTGTCTTTTCCTCTGTCTAGTTCCCTAGGAATAAATCCATCTGGATAGTATCCATCCCCTTCCATACTTCTGGAAAGAATTGGAAAATCTCTACATACTACTACACCTGAGACCTCCCAGGACTGCCTTTACCTGGTCTCAAATCTCCTACGTTCTCTGCAGACAGGGATCCTTGTATACCTTCCCTGAAATGTGTGAGGTGAAACCCCTGTCAGGGGTCTCATCATCTCTCAGCTCCCACTTACCTGTCTTGCAGGGATCTGCACTGGTTGGTCAGGGCAGAAAAGACTGGGTTTTTATAAGAGGATTTGAAGGAGGGGTGCTGAAATGAATAGCAGGAAACTGGAGgcatgaaagtggtcatggggaagtgTCTGGCATTGATTCAAGGAGATTTCCACCACAGGGAGGAGATCCTTCCCATCAA
This genomic stretch from Balaenoptera acutorostrata chromosome 12, mBalAcu1.1, whole genome shotgun sequence harbors:
- the LOC103013273 gene encoding LOW QUALITY PROTEIN: lithostathine-like (The sequence of the model RefSeq protein was modified relative to this genomic sequence to represent the inferred CDS: substituted 1 base at 1 genomic stop codon), translating into MGLPSLSWMLLSCLMLLSQVQGEDSQKELPSARISCPKGSMAYASYCYTLFITPKPGWMQTXMTCQKRPSSHLVSVLSGAEGSFEVSLLKNNLKIFSDIWIGLHDPTEDSEPNASGWEWSSTDVLNYVAWERNPATISNPGYCERLSRNTGYLKWRDYNCYVNLPYVCKFTD